In a genomic window of Quercus lobata isolate SW786 chromosome 4, ValleyOak3.0 Primary Assembly, whole genome shotgun sequence:
- the LOC115985534 gene encoding uncharacterized protein LOC115985534, producing MDAVTSTKTSSQEVPNAECPFCQYVTKVEKPPGAIRQEGSDSTNPVDGKRRKVTGISPIEKAFQNTARHELDSRIARMFYTGGLPFNFARNPYYRNSYAYDATHSIPGYVPLGYNALRTTLLQEEKAHIERLLKPIKDSWLENGVSIVFDRWSDPQRRPLINIMVVSDGGPVFIKAINGSGEFKDKHYIARVLKDAIKGIGHEKVVQVITDNANVMKSVGALIEAKNTEKNEVIYEECSWITRIADDASFIRVFIMNHSMRLAMFNEFSPLKLLQVADTRFVSVVVMLKRLKLIKRCLQAMAISEQWASYKEDDVGKALKVKDMILSDLWWDKVDYILEFTAPIYDMLQVADTDKPYLHLMYEMWDSMIKKVKAAIYQHEGLKDDEYSSFWSVVYDILIDRWTKNCTPLHCLAYSLNPKYYSIEWLSKNPKRISPHRDHEISIERSKCLDRYFEDKSELKVVKFEFAAFLEGGFLHQLP from the exons ATGGATGCAGTTACTAGCACAAAAACTTCATCTCAAGAAGTGCCAAATGCTGAATGTCCTTTTTGTCAATATGTGACTAAAGTAGAAAAACCACCTGGTGCTATC AGACAGGAAGGAAGTGATAGTACAAATCCGGTTGATGGTAAGAGGAGGAAGGTGACTGGGATTTCTCCTATTGAGAAAGCATTCCAGAATACTGCTAGACATGAATTGGATAGTAGAATTGCTAGGATGTTTTACACTGGTGGGCTTCCATTTAACTTTGCAAGGAACCCATATTATCGTAATTCCTATGCATATGATGCTACCCATAGCATCCCAGGTTATGTTCCTCTTGGATACAATGCCTTGAGAACAACACTTTTACAAGAAGAAAAAGCTCATATTGAAAGACTCTTAAAACCAATTAAGGACTCTTGGCTTGAAAATGGTGTAAGCATAGTTTTTGATAGATGGTCAGATCCACAAAGGAGGcctcttattaatattatggtTGTATCAGATGGGGGTCCAGTGTTTATAAAGGCAATTAATGGGTCAGGTGAGTTCAAAGACAAACATTATATTGCTAGGGTGCTGAAGGATGCTATAAAAGGGATTGGACATGAAAAAGTTGTCCAAGTCATCACtgataatgctaatgtgatgaaGTCTGTTGGAGCTCTTATTGAAG CAAAAAACACTGAAAAGAATGAAGTTATATATGAGGAATGTAGTTGGATTACACGTATTGCTGATGATGCATCCTTCATACGTGTTTTTATTATGAACCATTCAATGAGGCTGGCAATGTTTAATGAATTTAGTCCATTAAAACTACTCCAAGTTGCTGATACTAGATTTGTTTCGGTTGTTGTAATGCTGAAAAGgttgaagttgataaaaagatGCCTTCAAGCCATGGCTATTAGTGAGCAATGGGCTTCTTATAAGGAGGATGATGTTGGAAAAGCTCTAAAGGTGAAAGATATGATTCTAAGTGATCTTTGGTGGGATAAAGTTGATTATATCCTAGAATTCACAGCACCTATTTATGATATGCTACAAGTAGCCGACACAGATAAGCCTTATCTTCATCTTATGTATGAGATGTGGGATTCAATGATAAAGAAGGTGAAGGCAGCAATATATCAGCACGAAGGCTTGAAAGATGATGAGTATAGCTCATTTTGGAGTGTGGTGTATGATATACTCATTGATCGATGGACTAAAAATTGTACACCACTACATTGCTTGGCCTATTCCTTAAATCCTAA GTATTACTCCATTGAATGGCTTTCGAAGAATCCAAAACGCATCTCTCCACATCGGGATCATGAAATTTCTATAGAAAGGAGCAAATGTTTGGATCGATACTTTGAAGATAAGAGTGAATTAAAGGTGGTGAAGTTTGAGTTTGCTGCATTTTTAGAGGGAGGTTTCCTTCACCAGCTGCCTTGA
- the LOC115987671 gene encoding beta-galactosidase 7-like — translation MWPDLIQKAKDGGLDAIESYIFWGRNEPQRRKYDFSGNLDFVKFFKLVHEAGLYAILRIGPYITAEWNYGGVPVWVHNLPGVQIRTDNEVWKNEMQTFTTKIVNMCKEAGLFASQGGPIIFSQIENEYGNVDGPYGAAGKSYIQWVAKMAVSQNTGVPWIMCQQPDAPQPMINTCNGYYCDNFTPNNPKSPKMFTENWTGWFKNWGGRDPFRTAEDVAFSVARFFESGGVFNNYYMYYGGTNFGRNAGGPYITTSYDYNAPLDEYGNPNQPKWGHLKDLHAAIKLGEKILTTGNRTSKQYGNIHLTTYADAKNGSRFCFLSNSDVSHDANVDLQEDGKYFVPAWSVSILENCSKEVYNTAKVNAQTSIMVKKQVGSSRHHKRLSWVWAPEAIKDTLRGKGKFRADLLLEQKRATADSSDYLWYTTSVNTKGKSSLENVTLRVSTQGHVLHAFVNQKYVGSQWGTNGKYNFVFEKPVSLKRGTNIITLLSTTVGLAGYGSFYDLTPVGIAGGPVELIGSNSTWNISSNQWSYKVGLNGEINQLYNPNRANLRRWKTTLDVPVGRRLTWYKTTFKTPSGTDSVVVDLLGLGKGQAWVNGKSIGRYWPSFYANSSGCSDSCDYRGGYFAEKCVTNCGNPTQRWYHVPRSFLKNDGNTLILFEEFGGNPLNVSFQTVTIGTVCGNAYEGHELDLSCQGGKTISEIKFASYGDPQGKCGSFKKGSFEATSSFSVVENACIGRESCSITVSSATFGTSNLGSVNGRLAVEAVC, via the coding sequence ATGTGGCCAGATCTTATTCAAAAGGCAAAGGATGGTGGGCTGGACGCAATAGAATCATACATCTTTTGGGGTCGCAATGAGCCACAGCGTCGCAAGTATGATTTCTCAGGAAATCTAGACTTCGTCAAATTCTTCAAGCTGGTTCATGAAGCTGGACTCTATGCCATTCTACGCATCGGTCCTTACATTACTGCCGAATGGAACTATGGTGGTGTCCCTGTGTGGGTACACAATTTGCCAGGTGTTCAGATAAGGACAGATAATGAGGTGTGGAAGAATGAAATGCAAACATTCACAACCAAGATAGTAAACATGTGCAAAGAAGCAGGCTTGTTTGCTTCACAAGGGGGACCAATCATCTTTTCACAGATTGAAAACGAGTATGGGAACGTCGATGGACCTTACGGAGCAGCAGGGAAATCCTACATTCAATGGGTTGCTAAAATGGCTGTATCCCAAAACACTGGCGTCCCCTGGATTATGTGCCAACAACCAGATGCTCCACAACCCATGATCAATACTTGCAATGgttattattgtgataattttACACCAAACAATCCTAAGAGTCCAAAAATGTTCACTGAGAATTGGACTGGATGGTTCAAGAACTGGGGTGGCAGAGACCCTTTCAGAACTGCTGAAGATGTGGCATTCTCAGTTGCACGGTTTTTTGAATCCGGCGGAGTTTTCAACAACTATTATATGTACTATGGAGGAACCAACTTTGGACGCAATGCTGGAGGTCCATACATCACAACTTCTTATGATTACAATGCCCCACTTGATGAATATGGGAATCCCAATCAACCTAAGTGGGGGCATCTCAAGGATCTCCATGCTGCTATCAAATTGGGAGAAAAGATTCTTACTACTGGCAATAGGACTTCCAAGCAATATGGCAACATTCATCTGACCACATATGCTGACGCTAAGAATGGAAGCAGATTCTGCTTCTTGAGCAATTCAGATGTTTCACATGATGCCAATGTTGACTTGCAAGAAGATGGTAAATACTTTGTGCCTGCTTGGTCTGTCAGCATTCTTGAAAATTGTAGCAAGGAAGTGTACAACACTGCAAAGGTTAATGCCCAAACATCAATTATGGTTAAGAAACAAGTTGGTAGCAGCCGTCATCATAAACGGCTCTCTTGGGTGTGGGCACCAGAGGCAATAAAAGACACACTAAGAGGAAAAGGTAAATTCAGAGCAGATCTACTCCTTGAACAAAAGCGAGCAACAGCTGATTCTAGTGACTATTTGTGGTACACGACTAGTGTTAACACGAAAGGAAAATCATCTTTGGAGAATGTGACTTTGCGTGTAAGCACCCAAGGTCATGTTCTTCATGCCTTTGTTAACCAAAAGTACGTTGGTTCTCAATGGGGCACAAATGGCAAATACAATTTTGTGTTTGAGAAACCTGTATCTCTAAAGCGTGGGACTAACATTATAACTTTACTTAGTACCACAGTTGGATTGGCAGGCTATGGTTCTTTTTATGATCTTACTCCCGTTGGTATAGCAGGAGGCCCTGTAGAATTGATTGGATCCAATTCTACTTGGAATATATCATCCAACCAATGGTCTTACAAGGTAGGATTGAATGGTGAGATCAACCAACTATACAATCCAAATAGAGCCAATCTGAGGAGGTGGAAAACTACGCTGGATGTTCCTGTAGGGAGACGTTTGACATGGTATAAAACCACTTTCAAAACTCCTTCTGGTACAGACTCAGTGGTGGTGGACTTGCTAGGTTTGGGCAAAGGTCAAGCTTGGGTGAATGGGAAAAGCATTGGACGCTATTGGCCTTCATTCTACGCTAATAGCAGTGGATGCAGTGATTCATGTGATTACCGTGGAGGGTACTTTGCTGAAAAATGTGTGACAAATTGTGGCAATCCAACCCAAAGGTGGTACCATGTGCCAAGATCGTTCCTCAAGAATGACGGAAACACATTGATTTTGTTTGAAGAATTCGGTGGAAATCCTCTGAATGTGTCTTTCCAAACAGTCACGATTGGAACTGTGTGTGGAAATGCATACGAGGGCCACGAATTGGATCTTTCATGCCAAGGTGGGAAAACCATCTCAGAAATCAAATTTGCAAGTTATGGGGACCCTCAAGGAAAGTGCGGTTCATTCAAGAAAGGTTCTTTTGAGGCTACCAGTAGTTTCTCTGTGGTGGAAAATGCATGCATTGGGAGGGAAAGTTGTTCCATCACTGTGTCATCTGCAACATTCGGAACATCCAACCTAGGCAGTGTCAATGGAAGATTGGCAGTGGAAGCTGTCTGCTAA